In bacterium, the following proteins share a genomic window:
- a CDS encoding GxxExxY protein, with protein sequence MKLANIKVGLLINFNVERLKEGIKRFVL encoded by the coding sequence ATGAAATTGGCAAATATCAAGGTTGGTCTATTGATAAATTTCAATGTGGAAAGATTGAAAGAAGGCATAAAGAGATTTGTTCTGTAA